From Nitrospirota bacterium, the proteins below share one genomic window:
- the nadA gene encoding quinolinate synthase NadA, translated as MTEYQTLSAEELFARTTAAKRALGDQVMVLGHNYQRDEVIEHADFRGDSLLLAKQAAEHAERPYVVFCGVHFMAETADILSRSNQTVILPDLAAGCSMADMAAIEQVDQCWEALGRILPVEDTVLPVVYVNSAAVLKAFCGEHGGITCTSSNARAVMEWAWARREKILFFPDEHLGRNTANKMGLPREQMIVWDPYMPNGGNTRDAIQRAKLILWKGHCSVHQMFQPAHVDYFRRQYPDGTVIVHPECHEDVVNKADLVGSTEFIIRTVRSAPPGTTWAVGTELNLVNRLKREQADKRVFFLSSTVCQCATMFRIDAPHLCWAMENLAEGHVVNRIVVPQDEKAWAKVALERMMSIS; from the coding sequence ATCACGGAGTATCAGACGTTGTCCGCCGAAGAGCTGTTCGCCCGTACGACTGCGGCGAAACGCGCCCTAGGCGATCAGGTCATGGTGCTGGGGCATAACTATCAACGGGATGAAGTCATCGAGCACGCCGATTTTCGCGGCGACTCGCTGCTGCTCGCCAAACAGGCCGCCGAACACGCCGAACGGCCGTACGTGGTCTTCTGCGGCGTTCACTTCATGGCGGAAACGGCCGATATTCTGAGCCGTTCGAATCAGACTGTGATCCTGCCCGATCTGGCGGCGGGCTGCTCGATGGCGGACATGGCGGCGATCGAACAAGTGGACCAGTGTTGGGAGGCTTTGGGCCGGATCCTTCCGGTCGAAGACACCGTCCTGCCGGTGGTCTATGTCAACTCCGCCGCGGTGCTCAAAGCCTTTTGCGGCGAGCACGGCGGCATCACGTGCACCTCATCGAACGCGCGCGCGGTGATGGAGTGGGCCTGGGCGCGGCGTGAGAAGATTCTCTTCTTCCCCGACGAGCATTTGGGGCGCAACACCGCCAACAAGATGGGGCTGCCGCGCGAGCAGATGATCGTGTGGGACCCGTATATGCCGAACGGCGGGAATACGCGCGATGCGATTCAACGGGCGAAGCTGATTCTGTGGAAGGGCCATTGCAGCGTGCACCAGATGTTCCAACCTGCCCACGTGGATTATTTCCGCAGGCAATACCCGGACGGCACGGTCATCGTCCACCCTGAATGCCATGAGGACGTCGTCAACAAGGCCGATCTTGTCGGCTCGACGGAATTCATCATCCGCACGGTCCGCTCCGCCCCGCCCGGGACGACCTGGGCCGTCGGTACGGAGTTGAATCTGGTCAATCGCCTCAAGCGGGAGCAGGCCGACAAGCGGGTGTTTTTCCTCTCTTCGACCGTCTGCCAATGCGCCACCATGTTCCGCATCGATGCCCCCCACCTCTGCTGGGCGATGGAAAACCTGGCCGAAGGGCACGTGGTCAACCGCATCGTCGTGCCGCAAGATGAAAAAGCCTGGGCGAAGGTGGCGCTGGAACGGATGATGAGTATCAGCTAA